Within Anaerolineae bacterium, the genomic segment TCTTGAGGCACGGATTGTCTATTAGTGATAGCCCCTGATAGTGATTTGATACTACATGGAAGGGCTTTCTCCGTAAAATTACCCATGAATACTCCTGCTTTGGAGAGTAAAATGTTGCTCAAAACCGCGAGGCCTGTGGGAATAGTCGGCTATGGTGCTTATCTACCAAGATACCGTATAAAAGCTGAAGAGATAGCCCGGGTTTGGGCTCAGGGGAACGTGGAGCCTCCGGTAAGGGAAAAATCTGTTCCAGGCCTTGATGAAGATACTGTCACCATCGCTTTAGAAGCTGCTCGCAATGCCTTAGCCCGGGCTCGCATAGATCCCGGGGCCATCAAAGCTGTGTGGGTGGGAAGTGAATCCCATCCCTACGCGGTCAAGCCCACAGGAACCATAGTGGCTGAGGCTCTGGGAGCAACCCCTTACGTTCAGGCTGCTGACTGGGAGTTTGCGTGCAAAGCCGGGACTGAGGCTCTTCAGGCTGCTATGGGCTTTGTGGGCTCAGGCATGGCCGATTATGCCCTCATCATAGGAGCAGACACCGCTCAGGGGCGCCCCGGTGATGCTTTGGATTACACAGCTGCAGCAGGTGGTGCTGCATTTATCATTGGCCCGGCCCAGGAAAGCCTTGCCATTATTGAAGCCTCCTGTTCTTATGTAACCGATACTCCGGATTTCTTCCGTCGTTCCGGGATGAATTATCCCAGCCATGGAGCACGCTTTACTGGAGAGCCGGCCTATTTCCATCACATTGAAATGGCTGCCCGCACCCTTATGGAAAAGACAGGATACAAACCTCAGGATTTCGCCTATGCAGTCTTCCACCAGCCCAATCTTAAGTTCCCCCAAACAGTAGCTAAAAGGCTGGGCTTTGCTCCTGAGCAAATTAGGGATGGCCTTTTGGTTGGGGAGATCGGCAATACTTATGCTGCTTCTTCCCTGATAGGTCTTACGGCTGTCCTGGATATAGCCAAACCTGGTGAGAGGATTCTGCTGGTCTCCTTCGGTTCTGGCGCCGGGAGCGATTCTTTCTCCATCTTGACCACGGAGAAACTGCCTGAGAGGCAACCTCTGGCTCCTTCCACCCGTTCTTACATTATGAGGCGGAAGGAAGTTGATTATGCCCTTTATGCCCGATTCCGCAAATTACTGGAGATGGAGTGATGAGGCGCAGGAGAGAGGTAGCCATAATAGGAATTGGCCAGACCAGGGTAGGGGAACATTGGGATAAATCCATAAAGCAACTGGCTGCCGAAGCCATCCTGGCCGCCCTCAAGGATGCAAAAATAGACCGAGTGGACACCCTCTATGTAGGTAATGCCCTCTCGGGAGAACTGGCCTTCCAGGAACATTTAGGGGCGGCGATAGCAGATTTTGCTGGCCTTCGCCCTATTGAAGCCCTTAAAGTGGAAGCTGCCGGGGCTTCAGGGGCAGCCGCACTGCGCCTGGGCTACCTTGCGGTAGCAGGGGGTCTGGCGGATTTTGTATTGGTTTGTGGGGTGGAAAAAGTTACCGATTCTCCTGCTGAAAAAGTAATTTCGGCCCTTTCCCTCAGCATTGACGGAGAATACGAGCGGGAGATGGGCCTTTCCTTTGTAGCCCTCAATGCCCTAATAATGCGCCGTTATATGCATGAATTTGGTTATGAGCTCAAGGATTTCGCAAACTTTTCAGTGAATGCTCATAAAAATGCGGTCAATAACCCCCATGCTATGTTCCGCAACCCCATAACGGAAAAGGCTTTTGTGGAAGCCAGAATGGTAGTGGAGCCCATAAATCTACTGGATTCTTCGCCGGTAGCTGATGGAGCAGCGGCTTTAGTGCTGTGTCCAATGGATATGGCCAGAGATTTCAGCGCCAGGCCTGTAAGGATTGCTTCTTCTGTAGTGGCCACTGATACTCTTGCCCTTCATGACCGGAAAGACCCTCTCTTCCTGGAGGCTGCTTACCTTTCGGCCAAGCGGGCCTATGAGATAGCAGGGATAAAGCCGGAAGATATTGACTTATTTGAATTAAACGATTCCTTTACCATCATGGCAGCCCTTTCTCTTGAGGCAGCGGGCTTTGCTGAAAAGGGCAAAGGGGTAAAGCTTGCTATGGATGGTGAAATTGCCATTGATGGGCGTATCCCGATATCCACCATGGGTGGTCTTAAAGCTCGCGGCAACCCCCTGGGAGCTACGGGTGTTTATCAGGTGGCTGAAGCAGTCCTTCAACTGCGCTATGAAGCCGGTCCCAACCAGGTTAAGGATGCGCACTGGGCCCTTGTTCAGAGCATAGGCGGAACAGGGGGCACAGCGGTAACCCACATCCTGGAAGGGCCGGATTAAAATATTAAAAGGAGGTGTGTGAATATGAGTCTACCAGCGGTATGGAGGACCAGGAAACAGCGTTATGCCCTCATGGGAGAAATATGTAAGAAGTGTGGGGTCAAGATATTCCCTCCGCGGGATGTTTGCCCTGAATGCTCAAAGCCAGCTCAGACGCCCTACTCCTTTTCCGGAAAAGGCGTGGTCTATAGCTTTGCCACTGTCTATCAGGCTCCGGAGGAATTTGAGGAGTATGCCC encodes:
- a CDS encoding hydroxymethylglutaryl-CoA synthase; the protein is MLLKTARPVGIVGYGAYLPRYRIKAEEIARVWAQGNVEPPVREKSVPGLDEDTVTIALEAARNALARARIDPGAIKAVWVGSESHPYAVKPTGTIVAEALGATPYVQAADWEFACKAGTEALQAAMGFVGSGMADYALIIGADTAQGRPGDALDYTAAAGGAAFIIGPAQESLAIIEASCSYVTDTPDFFRRSGMNYPSHGARFTGEPAYFHHIEMAARTLMEKTGYKPQDFAYAVFHQPNLKFPQTVAKRLGFAPEQIRDGLLVGEIGNTYAASSLIGLTAVLDIAKPGERILLVSFGSGAGSDSFSILTTEKLPERQPLAPSTRSYIMRRKEVDYALYARFRKLLEME
- a CDS encoding thiolase domain-containing protein → MRRRREVAIIGIGQTRVGEHWDKSIKQLAAEAILAALKDAKIDRVDTLYVGNALSGELAFQEHLGAAIADFAGLRPIEALKVEAAGASGAAALRLGYLAVAGGLADFVLVCGVEKVTDSPAEKVISALSLSIDGEYEREMGLSFVALNALIMRRYMHEFGYELKDFANFSVNAHKNAVNNPHAMFRNPITEKAFVEARMVVEPINLLDSSPVADGAAALVLCPMDMARDFSARPVRIASSVVATDTLALHDRKDPLFLEAAYLSAKRAYEIAGIKPEDIDLFELNDSFTIMAALSLEAAGFAEKGKGVKLAMDGEIAIDGRIPISTMGGLKARGNPLGATGVYQVAEAVLQLRYEAGPNQVKDAHWALVQSIGGTGGTAVTHILEGPD
- a CDS encoding Zn-ribbon domain-containing OB-fold protein, which produces MSLPAVWRTRKQRYALMGEICKKCGVKIFPPRDVCPECSKPAQTPYSFSGKGVVYSFATVYQAPEEFEEYAPYTVAIVKLEEGPMVTAQLTDVDPEEVKIGMPVEMVTRKLYEEGKGGVIHYGYKFRPCIE